In Opitutus sp., one genomic interval encodes:
- a CDS encoding DUF2256 domain-containing protein, which produces MPKMRQKSDLPVKTCAVCARPFSWRKKWEKVWDEVKYCSDGCRKRSRGAKNVQPIRHP; this is translated from the coding sequence ATGCCCAAAATGCGCCAAAAATCCGATCTGCCAGTGAAAACGTGTGCCGTATGCGCACGCCCGTTTAGTTGGCGCAAGAAATGGGAAAAGGTCTGGGACGAGGTGAAATACTGTTCCGACGGCTGCCGAAAACGAAGTCGAGGGGCTAAAAACGTCCAGCCCATCAGGCATCCTTGA
- a CDS encoding recombinase family protein — protein sequence MGGPTQLPLPSTGAAAIPAAAYVRMSTEHQQYSTENQLDRIKEYAARRGMEIVRVFEDAGKSGLNVRGRESLRRMIDEVEKGMADFKCILAYDVSRWGRFQDADESGYYEYICKRAGITVHYCAEQFENDGSPTSNIIKSVKRSMAGEYSRELSTKVFQGACRLIQLGYKQGGTAGYGLRRMLVDQAGQPKGVLAVGEHKSLQTDRVVLALGPDEEVAVVRGVYRAFLDESVAEQEIADRLNGRGLKTDLGRPWTRGTVHQLLTNEKYLGNNVYHRTSFKLKRKHVQNPPDMWIRVQGAFPAIVSAEDFTRVQEVIIARAKRFSDDEMLDKLRDVLRQHGHISGVIIDEREDLPSSAAFRNRFGSLVRAYQLIGYVPETDFSFIEVNRFLRQKHPEVVQEVITELAKIGVRVQRDPETELLVLDQELVVSLVLSRCLRTEAGSTRWLVRFEASNRPDITVVARMDETNQAIKDYYLFPALDQLALRLRLAECNDALLDAYRFDDLAFFYEMTERISIEEVA from the coding sequence ATGGGCGGGCCTACGCAACTCCCGCTCCCTTCGACGGGCGCCGCCGCGATCCCCGCGGCGGCCTACGTCCGCATGTCCACCGAGCATCAGCAGTACTCCACCGAGAACCAGCTCGACCGTATCAAAGAATACGCCGCCCGCCGGGGCATGGAGATCGTCCGCGTGTTCGAGGACGCGGGTAAAAGCGGCCTCAACGTGCGCGGGCGCGAGAGCCTGCGCCGGATGATCGACGAGGTCGAAAAGGGCATGGCAGACTTCAAATGCATTCTCGCCTACGACGTCAGCCGGTGGGGCCGGTTTCAAGATGCCGACGAGAGCGGCTATTACGAATACATCTGCAAGCGCGCCGGCATCACCGTCCACTACTGCGCCGAGCAGTTCGAGAACGACGGCTCCCCCACTTCGAACATCATCAAAAGCGTCAAACGCTCGATGGCCGGCGAATACAGCCGCGAGCTTTCGACCAAGGTTTTCCAGGGGGCCTGCCGGTTGATTCAGCTCGGTTATAAGCAGGGCGGCACGGCGGGCTATGGGCTGCGCCGAATGCTGGTCGATCAGGCAGGGCAGCCCAAGGGAGTCTTGGCCGTGGGTGAACATAAAAGCCTGCAAACCGACCGCGTCGTTCTGGCGTTGGGGCCGGATGAAGAGGTCGCGGTGGTGCGCGGGGTGTATCGTGCCTTTTTGGACGAAAGCGTGGCGGAGCAGGAAATCGCCGACCGGCTCAATGGTCGCGGACTGAAAACCGACCTTGGACGACCGTGGACGCGGGGCACCGTGCATCAACTCCTCACCAACGAAAAATACCTAGGCAACAACGTCTATCACCGGACTTCGTTTAAGCTGAAACGGAAACATGTGCAAAACCCGCCGGACATGTGGATCCGCGTTCAGGGGGCGTTTCCGGCCATCGTGTCGGCCGAGGATTTCACCCGGGTGCAGGAGGTGATTATCGCCCGGGCGAAGCGCTTCAGCGACGATGAGATGTTGGACAAACTCAGGGATGTGCTGCGCCAACACGGGCACATTTCAGGGGTGATCATCGACGAGCGGGAGGACTTGCCGTCGAGTGCGGCTTTTAGAAACCGCTTTGGCAGCTTGGTGAGGGCCTATCAACTGATTGGTTACGTGCCGGAAACGGATTTTAGCTTTATCGAGGTCAATCGATTCCTGCGGCAAAAACATCCGGAAGTGGTGCAAGAGGTGATCACGGAATTGGCGAAGATCGGGGTGCGGGTTCAGCGTGACCCGGAGACGGAATTATTGGTGCTGGATCAGGAGCTGGTCGTGTCGCTGGTGTTGTCCCGGTGCCTGCGCACGGAGGCGGGGTCGACGCGCTGGCTGGTGCGCTTCGAGGCAAGTAACCGGCCGGATATCACGGTTGTGGCCCGGATGGATGAAACGAATCAGGCAATTAAAGATTACTACCTGTTCCCAGCGCTCGATCAGCTGGCGTTGCGGCTACGGTTGGCCGAGTGCAACGACGCCCTGCTCGATGCCTACCGGTTCGATGACTTGGCTTTCTTTTACGAGATGACGGAGCGGATATCAATTGAGGAGGTAGCATGA